The following DNA comes from Caretta caretta isolate rCarCar2 chromosome 25, rCarCar1.hap1, whole genome shotgun sequence.
GGCTGCCCgtgcccctgctccctgcccgcgGGGGAATCCTGCAGACCTCTGGGGGCAGGGTAGGGAGCGCCTGCCCAGCCTCCTGGCTCACTTACGTCATGGCAGCGGTCTCAGCGAGAAAGGCCTGGGCGGTGACGTCGCACCTGATGTTCTTCACGGCCACTTTCTGCCCCAGGTACTCTGCCTGCAGGacggctgtggggtggggagagagggtggtCAGGTGCCAAGAGGGCGGCCCCACCCCGGCAAGGGGGAAACagaagcagggtctggggcagggagggcccATCCACATCTGGAAGAGGTGAAGGGAAAGAGGTTGGGGTGTGACTCCAAGGGCGAGTCCAGCCTGGGAGTGagccgggggtgggtggggggggcatCATGGGGTGGCTCCTAGGGGCCTGGTTTGCACGTCCCCGTGACAACTATCTGCCCCGTCCATCCCAGCCGCGAGGCCAAGGCCGAGCAGACCCTCCCTGCTTTGCCACCCATGGCTCCCACAGGGCATGCTGATGGGAGCAAGGGGGTGTGCCTGGCACTGCCCGGCTGGCCCCTCTCTGGACTCAGCCTCCAGCCTGCTCCCCAGAGCTCTTTCCATGCACTGGTGGGCAGGGCCTCATGCCATCTCAGGATCCACCCACTCCCTGGACCGACCCGAGCGCTCACCTCCAAATTCTCCTTCCCCAATCTTGTCTCCCAGTTTGAGGTGCTGCAGTTTCAGTAACCAGCCGGCTGCATGGGAGAGGAGACTGGCTGGTTACAAGTCGCAGGGCTGGGTCTTCCCCCCAAGTGTCGAGCCTGACCCCCATTGAGCTGCCGAAGCCCCTCCGTGAGTTGAGTGCGAGTTTCATACCCCATAAGCTCCActcagctcagccctggcaatAGGATTCCTTGGCCCGagctcccagctctgtcactcgAGAACGTTGGACCCTGGGGATTTTACCTTCCCCCCCAAAGTCCGGCCACTTGCCCTAGTGTCCCCATCCCCTTtcatcccccacccctgcagtttGCAGACAGATTCTTCATACCCTTGGCCAGCTCCTCCTCAGCAGACTTCATCCCGGGCTTTGGTTTCGGTTTTACCAGCTTGGTACAGATGGCTCCCTGGTCGTTCATATAGtgctgcagacagacagacagagttaCTTAGGCTCACAGCTGCTGCCCAGTAAGCCCGCTGCACCCTACATCACAGAGCCCGGGTGCAGCCCTACCCAGGGTGCTTCTGCCACTGGGAGCAGCTGCTGAGACCTGCCAGATTGAGCAGGACTGGCAGCCCAGCGGGTCCCACACCACCCTAGCATTGTGCCACCCTCCCCACTCTGCAATGAAGCTGGAGGGCTTCTTGTGACGGTGTCGGAGGAGAGGGAGTCTGGGCTGCTCCCTCCCATttcctgcagggggcgctgttgagactctgtgtgcgtgtgtgcactcGCAGCAGACCCCAGTGATGGTGAAAGGGAGCAGGGACAAGCTCATCACAAAGTGACCGTGAGGGGGTTCTCTAACAGCCAGGACAGCTCCTCTCCtagccccccatccccacccctgggaATGCGCTGCCACCCTCTCAGCCCCAGAAGCAATTGCCAAGTCCCTACCAAGTTCTCGAACCCAGAGCAGGAAGAATGGCCTGGCCAACAGGGCCTTGGCCAGGGGTGCAGGAGACCGGGGTTtgattcctggctcagccactggtgcgcttgggcaagtcactgaatctgCCCTGTGCCCATCTATCAATGGAGATATGCCCCCTGCCACCTGGTAAGACTGGGCATAGGCAATGGGAACCTCTCCCCCTCTGAGCTCCATCTCCTGGGAGGGCTCAGGATTGGCACAAGGGGCTCCTGAGGGATATTTCCAGCTCTTGGagggagttaggactcctgggttctattcccagctctgtggctgaGTCACTGTGCAACCAGAAGTAGGGCAGTtccctgtctctgtgcctcagtttctctgcctgTTAGGTGAGGATAAAAATACGTCCCTGATTCCCAGGGCAGGGTTTATTCCCCAAATTTGGGAGTCAGCAGCGCTGGGCTGGGAGGCGATGCAGAAGGCCAGAGGGTGATTATTAGAAATAGCTGACTCCACTTCCTTCCGCAGGGTTTCAGCAGCAGCTCTATATTTAGATCATGCGGTTTTAGCCGCTGCTTTATGCGAGTGGATCACTCAGGGCTGACAGAGCCGTACTGCTCGGGAACAGAGAAGATGGGGAGGGGCAGCCGCCTGTCTATCCAGCCACCTTCCTGTCTAGGTTCTTATGCAGCCCAGGAGCCCGGGTGCTGTTGGGCCCGATGCTTTTGCTCTGGTTCATTTTTTTGCCTAGTGGAGCCCCCTGTTGACTCCAGGGAGCTGTGCCTGCCCAGTTGCCACGGGGGGCTGGGACCCTGGGTAGGTGTCCTGCTGACCTCAATCATGTCAATGAGGTTGTAGAAGCAGACAGAGGCGTCGATGCTCAGACAGTTCTCCTGGTAGATGACGCGGTAGTGGATGACCTCCTTGCCGAAGCTGACGCACAGCACGTAGTCCCCGGGGTGCCGGATGGACTCCCGCACCAGGAAGAGCCCGTCCTCAGGGGGCTGGAGTGCCTGCACGGCCTCCACGCCAGAGATCTTCCCGTGGAACCAGCTGGGGGGCAAGGAGGAGAGGAACCATGCTGCACACACTTGGGAACCGGCCCCAGCTCCACACAGCTCTCCCCACATGAGCAGTATGGTGGAGATCCCCCGCCCCTCCTGAGTTCCCTCCCATCCCAGGGAGTGTGTGGAGGGGGCGTGGGGTGAGCTGCTCCTGCACTACATCCAGccaacctccctgccccccctccgAGTGCCACACTGGAGACCAGCAGCCCCGGAGAAGGTCACTGCCCAGCTGGCCCCTCTCCTAGCCAGAGCAGGGCcaacccctgctcactccagtcTGGTTGGGGGGCACTCCAGGGGAGGGCCACATAGCCAGACATCCAGCCTGTGGCTAGATCCGATCCTTGATACTTTAGGGGAAGGGCAAAAAGCACCCACAAAGCACCTGGCCAACCCCTCACAGCTGACTATAGAGCAGGGAATatccccttcctgacccctgcagtgaCCAGCACGTGGCCTGAAGCCTGAGATTCGAGCTACCCCTGCGTCAGCCAATAGAGCTGTAAAATAACCTGGTCTCCCCCCTTCCTAGACGTGACCTGAGCCATGGCAAGGCCCGCGGCCCGGGCATGACGTTAACTCCCAGGTGCTCAAACCAGCTGATCCCAGCCAGAAGTGGGACAGAAATCGGTCTCCTTCACAACGCAAGCACACCCCATGCCACAATGCTGGCACCTTCAAGCGCTCGGCTGTACTCACGGCATCAGGCTGAGCTTGGGGTCAACGCGGATGGCTTCGCGCTCCCGCACTGAGCTGGCCGAGAGCAGCCCCTCCTCGCCGGTGTCGTTGTGTTTCGCTTGGTACCAGCCTTTCTGCTGAAGGGGAACATGGTGGGATCTCGATGCCATTGGCACTTTGTGGGGAGGGGTCTTACTTCTCGGGGGAAGGGGCCAACTCCACGagcccacccccagctctccttGCCCCACGACTCCCTCCACTGGCAGGTTCTCATTGCtgctgtgatggggtgggggggacaaggtgggaagggagcgggggggggaggggcgaggtcaggtgggggtgggacggtggggagagacaaggtgggatcCTGCCATCCTAGGGTAAATCAGAGTCTGACCCTCCTGGCTCTATGGCCCACGCTCCATGGCGTATGTTACAGCAGCTCCTCGGGGCCCAGGCGGCTGGGGGCCTGCTTGTGCCAGGCTCTGCACACACGGCTAAGGAAAGGGGGTCCCTGCCCCGCAGAGCCCCCTAGAGGGAGGCTGGGGGCTTTGCCCCATTGCCAGGAGAATGTGGGCAAGCAGCCGCTGCCCCTTCTGCGGGTCCCCTTCCCAGCGGTTTGCCCTCGGGAGCAGCCCCTCCCCAAGTGCTCGTGCCCTGCGGCCTGGCCCTCTGGGCTGGTGTCCCGGCTCTGGCGCCCTGTGCACAGCGTTCCTCGCAGGCCTCCATGCCGCCCGGCTCACCTCACAGACCTCGACGATGGTGAGGATGTCGCCCTTGCGGAAGGCGAGCTCGCGGGCTTTGGGCTTGGTGTGGTCGTGCTTGGCGATGCACTGCGTCCCCGGCAACCAACGTTTCTGTGGCAACAGGGGGTAGCATGAGGGCAGCCGGCAACAAGCCAGggctcccctttcctcccccagcaGCTAGACACGAAACTGTCACCCCTCCAGGTCTGTGTAAGGGACACGCGCTAAGGACTGGCTGAACCCCTGCAGGACTGCAAGGGTGAGACGGTCACCGCCATGCTGTGAATTTGGGGTACTCCCCACCTGAGCTGCAAGGGGTATGGGATGCTCCACAGCTGATCAATGGCCAAGCTGGTATGACACAATGCCAGGCATTGCCAGGCAAACAGGTGCCAACTAGGCAATGGCAGAGGGGCGTGCGGGTGCTGTAGGTTAGCTAGGAAGACAAGCAGTGTCATGCCAGATGGAATCATCTCCCccagtgccagctgctgcaggagaaggGGTGCGTAGCCCCATTAAGGGACAAGGAGCCAATTATCTGCCCATGGTGGAAGGTTCTTCCTTGCTGGCACCAGGCAGGTAGCGGCTGGTTTATGCCTGGGAGCTCGAGGGAATAAATCAGATCCTGGCACTGGGAATTTCATAAAGGAGGGGTGGAGGGGTTTAGCTACCCATGCATTTGGAGATGGTCCCAGGATACAGCCCAGCCCAAGGgcagtgagtgggtgaaggagaggaggggagaccTGCGAGTGCCTGGGGGGAGGAAGTTAGCGGGATTTCACTTTAGGGTGTCACATTCAGTGACCCCTTCTTGACCATTGGGGCCTGCACAATCTGCCCCCCTCTGAGGCTGTGTTCCCCAGGCTGCGGTACCCTCACGCTGCCCATTTGCATGGGCTCATGCACCCTACAGGCACCCGGGTCTGAAAATCAGCCCTCCAGGAAAGTGAAAGTCAGCCACGCTTCGGGTTTTTGTGCTGCCAGGAGCCTTGCGAGGGCTGGAGCAGCCTGCACCACTTACTGTTGACATGCTGCCTGGCTCATCAGCACATCCACAGCTGCACTGGGGAGTCCTGTCTCTGAGGAAATGCAGCAATCACCTGGGAGAAGGAAACAGCCATTGGTCTCCGGGCTGCAGAGAAGGAAGGACCGCAGGGCCAACACTGCCTCCACTCTGTTGGGGTTTTCTTGTTTAAAGAGAAACTGTCAAGCAAACATTAGAACAGCTGctgcactccaccccagaagCTGCTGGGTGCTGTGGGGTAAAGTGATTCCCACTATATGTTGTGCAGTTGTGAAGAGCTTTGGGATCTTTCGAGGTGTCGACGTGAGCGATTACATATCACTCATTATTAGAAAGGCGTTTTCCCCTCTCAGCACCACAACTGCTTGTGAATATGAGTCTGAATGGGTGTGTTCTCACCTGGCGGGTCTGAGCTGAAGGTGTTTATGGTGACAACCGTGAGCCAGCGTCTGACCCAACGCCAGGTGATCTAGGCAAGGTTGTAGCAAGAAGCTGATAGTGTCACAAATGGTCACATGGTCTAACATGAGCCTGGTGAACTGTCCAGCCTCCCCAAGATGGCAGCCCGGCTTTGCACATAGAAACAATAGAAGGGCGGGATTCTCAGGTGCTCGGCTCTGGCCcatctctgctcccactgaaggcacTGGGTGGGCGGGTACTCCCTGAGGCCAGCTGGGAGCActtgggagaagccctcccaccccccaagctgtcttgcccaaggccatccagcaagtcagtggcagaaccaggacttCTGACGCCTTGGTCCCTCTGCTGTCCCCACTAGATCACATGCTTTCCTACAGCCTGGACTAGAAGTGACGAGCCAGGactcccctgccctgctctaaccactaggtcctagagtttaagggcagaagggatccCCAGACCATCCAGCCTGACTTCCTGGAGATCAcaagcccccactcccacccagcccccgcATACTGACCCAACAACCGACATGAGACCACGGTATTATGGCTCACAGGAGACTAAACCTCGccgtgccacaggcagagaacaggacgGGCCAAGGGGCCCCAGTGCCCAAGGCcccgcaatggcagggaaatgagtaAGTGAGAGATACCCAGAGAACcctggcaagtgacccgcacCCCCACACTGAAGAGGC
Coding sequences within:
- the MATK gene encoding megakaryocyte-associated tyrosine-protein kinase isoform X2, which translates into the protein MSTKRWLPGTQCIAKHDHTKPKARELAFRKGDILTIVEVCEKGWYQAKHNDTGEEGLLSASSVREREAIRVDPKLSLMPWFHGKISGVEAVQALQPPEDGLFLVRESIRHPGDYVLCVSFGKEVIHYRVIYQENCLSIDASVCFYNLIDMIEHYMNDQGAICTKLVKPKPKPGMKSAEEELAKAGWLLKLQHLKLGDKIGEGEFGAVLQAEYLGQKVAVKNIRCDVTAQAFLAETAAMTKVHHKNLVLLLGVILHNGLYIVMEFMSKGNLVNFLRTRGRSVLQPKQLIQFSLDVAQGMDYLESKKLVHRDLAARNILISEENVAKVSDFGLAKVDPKGTDATKLPVKWTAPEALKHNKFSAKSDVWSYGILLWEVFSYGRAPYSKMTLKEVTEMVEKGYRMEAPEECPPSLYTLMKTCWEIEPGKRPSFKKLTEKLQKELKHIGDS
- the MATK gene encoding megakaryocyte-associated tyrosine-protein kinase isoform X1, with the translated sequence MSTKRWLPGTQCIAKHDHTKPKARELAFRKGDILTIVEVCEQKGWYQAKHNDTGEEGLLSASSVREREAIRVDPKLSLMPWFHGKISGVEAVQALQPPEDGLFLVRESIRHPGDYVLCVSFGKEVIHYRVIYQENCLSIDASVCFYNLIDMIEHYMNDQGAICTKLVKPKPKPGMKSAEEELAKAGWLLKLQHLKLGDKIGEGEFGAVLQAEYLGQKVAVKNIRCDVTAQAFLAETAAMTKVHHKNLVLLLGVILHNGLYIVMEFMSKGNLVNFLRTRGRSVLQPKQLIQFSLDVAQGMDYLESKKLVHRDLAARNILISEENVAKVSDFGLAKVDPKGTDATKLPVKWTAPEALKHNKFSAKSDVWSYGILLWEVFSYGRAPYSKMTLKEVTEMVEKGYRMEAPEECPPSLYTLMKTCWEIEPGKRPSFKKLTEKLQKELKHIGDS